One genomic window of Carassius gibelio isolate Cgi1373 ecotype wild population from Czech Republic chromosome A10, carGib1.2-hapl.c, whole genome shotgun sequence includes the following:
- the LOC128021236 gene encoding GRB10-interacting GYF protein 1 isoform X4: MTAETLTFGPEWLRALSRGGSVTSPPPSPAMPKSKLADYRYGREEMLALYVKDNKIPEDMQDKEFAAILQEEPQQPLALVPLTEEEQRNFSMSVNSVAVLRLMGKGGGAVPTGVARGRGSTRGGRGRGRGEGGFYQRSVDEEVGFGRGREMHRSQSWDDRGERRFEKPLRRDGGRGGFEEGGAVGRKDYARSDSENWRTLREGQEDDDGAEPGGSWRIAGGRRDGTFTSVFFIFFHYFIYLNFLTGLFLHLDGGPRSAGWRDHSSGDGRRRKFDFDFRDGEGGRRRAGSEGGEDERDGLPEWCTDEEEGEMGTFDSSGAFMCIKKSSRDAIPEDQELEFEALEEEEEGGQEKLDSLDDKSEACEALTVCDGDRNSLSPHAVSAPAPVHPVAEEETPKPIVTPPSKLSPQPDEDAAPAGSTTPQTQSSSPPSTTGTDLPTVGGDTEEEDGMKHLQQEAEKMVASLQDTSLEEECFTQALHESHITTAHTHTHPNAHTHSHSTSHTLPHSSASALPLSHESAMKWFYKDPQGEIQGPFTTVEMCEWFQAGYFTMNLLVKRGCDEGFQPLGEVIKMWGRVPFSPGPSPPPLLGNMDQELLKKQFEQAATAALYQQLQMRFQNRCGETGMMPAMNRSMSVPDTGPMWDMPTSVSQQSGSETSLWDLTMSNSTQGPTLEHLQKLQQERREAELRVKREEEERKRREEKRRQQEEQKRREEEELYRRKQQCRQQQELIMKFLQQSQQQQSMPGGAGWSGSQTGALSLGKATGKSMGLLELEAERLHKQQQRAQQQQRHGGLTMGQWSDGPSGMWSGAGMEGKVGGGNPAMGMWDEPMKNQASHRNIGLKNSRSSPSLSEQYLLNRRKRTDDEDRLLKLLQGMKPQDGFTTWCEQMLHALNTSANNSSSLDVPTIVAYLKEVESPYEVHDFIRIYLGDTIEAKEFAKQFLERRAKQKANHQRQQQQLSKEVSGLNMNFPLQSMFQAAHMGYSFLGGGELEQVEDY, from the exons GCTCCGTGCACTATCCAGAGGGGGGAGTGTGACGTCCCCTCCCCCTTCCCCTGCAATGCCAAAGTCCAAGTTGGCCGACTACCGCTATGGCCGCGAGGAGATGTTAGCACTTTATGTCAAAGATAACAAG atCCCCGAGGACATGCAGGATAAGGAGTTTGCTGCTATCCTGCAGGAAGAGCCTCAGCAGCCGTTGGCCTTGGTGCCCCTGACTGAGGAGGAGCAG AGAAACTTCTCCATGTCTGTGAACAGTGTGGCTGTGCTAAGGCTTATGGGTAAAGGAGGTGGAGCTGTACCAACAGGTGTAGCTAGAGGGCGAGGAAGCACTCGAGGCGGTCGAG GGAGAGGCAGAGGAGAGGGTGGATTCTACCAAAGAAGTGTGGATGAAGAAGTCGGTTTTGGCCGAGGACGAGAGATGCACCGCAGTCAGAGCTGGGATGACAG AGGTGAGCGGCGCTTTGAAAAGCCATTGAGGCGTGATGGTGGGCGTGGTGGTTTTGAGGAGGGAGGAGCAGTAGGAAGGAAGGACTATGCACGCTCAGACAGTGAAAACTGGCGTACACTCAGAGAGGGGCAGGAGGATGATGATGGGGCAGAACCTGGGGGAAGCTGGAGGATTGCTGGAGGTCGTCGTGATGGTACTTTCACTTCtgtgttctttatttttttccattattttatttatttaaattttttaactgGCCTTTTTCTTCATCTAGATGGAGGTCCTCGTTCAGCAGGATGGCGGGATCACAGCAGTGGGGATGGCCGTCGTAGGAAGTTTGACTTTGACTTCCGAGATGGAGAGGGTGGACGTAGAAGGGCTGGAAGTGAGGGAGGAGAGGACGAACGAGATGGCCTGCCTGAGTGGTGCACCGATGAAGAAGAAGGGGAAATGGGAACCTTTGATTCTTCTGGAGCCTTCATGTGCATCAAG AAAAGCTCCAGAGATGCAATCCCTGAAGACCAGGAACTGGAATTTGAAGCtctggaggaggaagaggagggtggTCAGGAGAAGCTGGACAGCCTTGATGATAAAT cGGAAGCATGTGAGGCACTAACTGTGTGTGATGGAGATAGAAACTCATTATCTCCTCATGCTGTGTCTGCTCCTGCCCCTGTGCACCCTGTTGCAGAGGAAGAGACTCCCAAACCCATAGTCACTCCTCCCTCAAAACTGTCACCCCAACCAGATGAAG ATGCAGCTCCAGCAGGTAGCACCACACCACAGACGCAGAGCTCCTCTCCTCCCTCAACCACTGGCACTGATCTTCCAACCGTAGGGGGAGACACAGAGGAGGAAGATGGCATGAAGCACCTTcagcag GAGGCTGAGAAGATGGTGGCGTCCCTGCAAGACACGTCCCTTGAAGAGGAATGTTTCACTCAAGCGCTTCACGAGAGCCACATCACTACggcacacactcatacacacccaaatgcacacacacactctcactcaaccTCACACACTCTCCCGCACTCCAGCGCCAGCGCTCTGCCCCTGTCCCACGAATCAGCAATGAAGTGGTTCTACAAAGACCCTCAAGGGGAGATTCAAG GTCCATTCACTACAGTGGAGATGTGTGAGTGGTTTCAGGCAGGGTATTTCACCATGAACCTACTGGTCAAACGTGGCTGTGATGAGGGATTTCAGCCCCTGGGTGAAGTCATTAAGATGTGGGGGCGTGTGCCTTTCTCTCCCGGCCCCTCCCCTCCTCCACTTCTG gGGAACATGGACCAGGAGCTGTTGAAGAAACAGTTCGAACAAGCTGCCACTGCAGCCCTTTACCAACAACTTCAGATGAGATTTCAGAACCG GTGTGGGGAGACTGGGATGATGCCTGCGATGAACAGGTCCATGTCAGTGCCAGACACCGGGCCCATGTGGGACATGCCTACCTCAGTCTCTCAGCAGTCAG GCAGTGAGACCAGTCTGTGGGACTTAACCATGAGTAACTCCACTCAGGGTCCAACTCTTGAACATTTGCAGAAA CTCCAGCAGGAGAGGCGTGAAGCTGAACTCAGGGTCAAGCGTGAAGAAGAAGAGAGGAAACGGAGGGAGGAAAAGCGCCGGCAGCAGGAGGAACagaagaggagagaggaggaggagcttTATAGACGAAAACAG CAGTGCCGTCAGCAGCAGGAATTGATCATGAAGTTTCTGCAGCAGAGCCAGCAGCAGCAGAGCATGCCAGGGGGCGCAGGATGGAGCGGAAGCCAGACAGGAGCTTTGTCTCTGGGCAAAGCTACCGGAAAGAGCATGGGACTCCTGGAGCTGGAGGCTGAGAGACTTCACAAACAGCAGCAGAGAGCTCAGCAGCAGCAAAGG CATGGAGGTTTGACAATGGGCCAGTGGAGTGATGGGCCATCTGGGATGTGGTCTGGAGCTGGCATGGAAGGGAAGGTCGGAGGCGGCAACCCTGCAATGGGCATGTGGGATGAGCCCATGAAGAACCAGGCCAGCCATCGCAACATTGGCCTGAAGAACAGCCGCAGCAGTCCCTCTCTCAG CGAGCAGTACCTGCTGAATCGCCGTAAGCGTACTGATGATGAGGATAGACTTCTGAAGCTTCTTCAGGGGATGAAACCTCAGGACGGTTTCACCACTTGGTGTGAACAGATGCTCCACGCTCTCAACACCTCTGCAAATAACTCCTCTTCACTGGATG TGCCCACCATTGTGGCATATCTGAAGGAGGTGGAGTCTCCATATGAAGTTCATGATTTTATCCGCATTTATCTGGGCGATACCATTGAAGCCAAAGAGTTTGCCAAGCAGTTCCTGGAGCGCCGTGCCAAACAGAAAGCAAACCACCAGAGACAACAGCAACAG CTGTCCAAGGAAGTCTCTGGATTGAACATGAACTTCCCCCTGCAG TCAATGTTCCAGGCAGCTCACATGG GCTACTCATTCCTGGGGGGAGGTGAGCTGGAGCAGGTGGAGGATTACTGA
- the LOC128021236 gene encoding GRB10-interacting GYF protein 1 isoform X1 — translation MTAETLTFGPEWLRALSRGGSVTSPPPSPAMPKSKLADYRYGREEMLALYVKDNKIPEDMQDKEFAAILQEEPQQPLALVPLTEEEQRNFSMSVNSVAVLRLMGKGGGAVPTGVARGRGSTRGGRGRGRGEGGFYQRSVDEEVGFGRGREMHRSQSWDDRGERRFEKPLRRDGGRGGFEEGGAVGRKDYARSDSENWRTLREGQEDDDGAEPGGSWRIAGGRRDGTFTSVFFIFFHYFIYLNFLTGLFLHLDGGPRSAGWRDHSSGDGRRRKFDFDFRDGEGGRRRAGSEGGEDERDGLPEWCTDEEEGEMGTFDSSGAFMCIKKSSRDAIPEDQELEFEALEEEEEGGQEKLDSLDDKSEACEALTVCDGDRNSLSPHAVSAPAPVHPVAEEETPKPIVTPPSKLSPQPDEDAAPAGSTTPQTQSSSPPSTTGTDLPTVGGDTEEEDGMKHLQQEAEKMVASLQDTSLEEECFTQALHESHITTAHTHTHPNAHTHSHSTSHTLPHSSASALPLSHESAMKWFYKDPQGEIQGPFTTVEMCEWFQAGYFTMNLLVKRGCDEGFQPLGEVIKMWGRVPFSPGPSPPPLLGNMDQELLKKQFEQAATAALYQQLQMRFQNRCGETGMMPAMNRSMSVPDTGPMWDMPTSVSQQSGSETSLWDLTMSNSTQGPTLEHLQKLQQERREAELRVKREEEERKRREEKRRQQEEQKRREEEELYRRKQQCRQQQELIMKFLQQSQQQQSMPGGAGWSGSQTGALSLGKATGKSMGLLELEAERLHKQQQRAQQQQRHGGLTMGQWSDGPSGMWSGAGMEGKVGGGNPAMGMWDEPMKNQASHRNIGLKNSRSSPSLSEQYLLNRRKRTDDEDRLLKLLQGMKPQDGFTTWCEQMLHALNTSANNSSSLDVPTIVAYLKEVESPYEVHDFIRIYLGDTIEAKEFAKQFLERRAKQKANHQRQQQQLSKEVSGLNMNFPLQSMFQAAHMGKGGSLYDTQGGKAKKKPSMMLHSDPSILGYSFLGGGELEQVEDY, via the exons GCTCCGTGCACTATCCAGAGGGGGGAGTGTGACGTCCCCTCCCCCTTCCCCTGCAATGCCAAAGTCCAAGTTGGCCGACTACCGCTATGGCCGCGAGGAGATGTTAGCACTTTATGTCAAAGATAACAAG atCCCCGAGGACATGCAGGATAAGGAGTTTGCTGCTATCCTGCAGGAAGAGCCTCAGCAGCCGTTGGCCTTGGTGCCCCTGACTGAGGAGGAGCAG AGAAACTTCTCCATGTCTGTGAACAGTGTGGCTGTGCTAAGGCTTATGGGTAAAGGAGGTGGAGCTGTACCAACAGGTGTAGCTAGAGGGCGAGGAAGCACTCGAGGCGGTCGAG GGAGAGGCAGAGGAGAGGGTGGATTCTACCAAAGAAGTGTGGATGAAGAAGTCGGTTTTGGCCGAGGACGAGAGATGCACCGCAGTCAGAGCTGGGATGACAG AGGTGAGCGGCGCTTTGAAAAGCCATTGAGGCGTGATGGTGGGCGTGGTGGTTTTGAGGAGGGAGGAGCAGTAGGAAGGAAGGACTATGCACGCTCAGACAGTGAAAACTGGCGTACACTCAGAGAGGGGCAGGAGGATGATGATGGGGCAGAACCTGGGGGAAGCTGGAGGATTGCTGGAGGTCGTCGTGATGGTACTTTCACTTCtgtgttctttatttttttccattattttatttatttaaattttttaactgGCCTTTTTCTTCATCTAGATGGAGGTCCTCGTTCAGCAGGATGGCGGGATCACAGCAGTGGGGATGGCCGTCGTAGGAAGTTTGACTTTGACTTCCGAGATGGAGAGGGTGGACGTAGAAGGGCTGGAAGTGAGGGAGGAGAGGACGAACGAGATGGCCTGCCTGAGTGGTGCACCGATGAAGAAGAAGGGGAAATGGGAACCTTTGATTCTTCTGGAGCCTTCATGTGCATCAAG AAAAGCTCCAGAGATGCAATCCCTGAAGACCAGGAACTGGAATTTGAAGCtctggaggaggaagaggagggtggTCAGGAGAAGCTGGACAGCCTTGATGATAAAT cGGAAGCATGTGAGGCACTAACTGTGTGTGATGGAGATAGAAACTCATTATCTCCTCATGCTGTGTCTGCTCCTGCCCCTGTGCACCCTGTTGCAGAGGAAGAGACTCCCAAACCCATAGTCACTCCTCCCTCAAAACTGTCACCCCAACCAGATGAAG ATGCAGCTCCAGCAGGTAGCACCACACCACAGACGCAGAGCTCCTCTCCTCCCTCAACCACTGGCACTGATCTTCCAACCGTAGGGGGAGACACAGAGGAGGAAGATGGCATGAAGCACCTTcagcag GAGGCTGAGAAGATGGTGGCGTCCCTGCAAGACACGTCCCTTGAAGAGGAATGTTTCACTCAAGCGCTTCACGAGAGCCACATCACTACggcacacactcatacacacccaaatgcacacacacactctcactcaaccTCACACACTCTCCCGCACTCCAGCGCCAGCGCTCTGCCCCTGTCCCACGAATCAGCAATGAAGTGGTTCTACAAAGACCCTCAAGGGGAGATTCAAG GTCCATTCACTACAGTGGAGATGTGTGAGTGGTTTCAGGCAGGGTATTTCACCATGAACCTACTGGTCAAACGTGGCTGTGATGAGGGATTTCAGCCCCTGGGTGAAGTCATTAAGATGTGGGGGCGTGTGCCTTTCTCTCCCGGCCCCTCCCCTCCTCCACTTCTG gGGAACATGGACCAGGAGCTGTTGAAGAAACAGTTCGAACAAGCTGCCACTGCAGCCCTTTACCAACAACTTCAGATGAGATTTCAGAACCG GTGTGGGGAGACTGGGATGATGCCTGCGATGAACAGGTCCATGTCAGTGCCAGACACCGGGCCCATGTGGGACATGCCTACCTCAGTCTCTCAGCAGTCAG GCAGTGAGACCAGTCTGTGGGACTTAACCATGAGTAACTCCACTCAGGGTCCAACTCTTGAACATTTGCAGAAA CTCCAGCAGGAGAGGCGTGAAGCTGAACTCAGGGTCAAGCGTGAAGAAGAAGAGAGGAAACGGAGGGAGGAAAAGCGCCGGCAGCAGGAGGAACagaagaggagagaggaggaggagcttTATAGACGAAAACAG CAGTGCCGTCAGCAGCAGGAATTGATCATGAAGTTTCTGCAGCAGAGCCAGCAGCAGCAGAGCATGCCAGGGGGCGCAGGATGGAGCGGAAGCCAGACAGGAGCTTTGTCTCTGGGCAAAGCTACCGGAAAGAGCATGGGACTCCTGGAGCTGGAGGCTGAGAGACTTCACAAACAGCAGCAGAGAGCTCAGCAGCAGCAAAGG CATGGAGGTTTGACAATGGGCCAGTGGAGTGATGGGCCATCTGGGATGTGGTCTGGAGCTGGCATGGAAGGGAAGGTCGGAGGCGGCAACCCTGCAATGGGCATGTGGGATGAGCCCATGAAGAACCAGGCCAGCCATCGCAACATTGGCCTGAAGAACAGCCGCAGCAGTCCCTCTCTCAG CGAGCAGTACCTGCTGAATCGCCGTAAGCGTACTGATGATGAGGATAGACTTCTGAAGCTTCTTCAGGGGATGAAACCTCAGGACGGTTTCACCACTTGGTGTGAACAGATGCTCCACGCTCTCAACACCTCTGCAAATAACTCCTCTTCACTGGATG TGCCCACCATTGTGGCATATCTGAAGGAGGTGGAGTCTCCATATGAAGTTCATGATTTTATCCGCATTTATCTGGGCGATACCATTGAAGCCAAAGAGTTTGCCAAGCAGTTCCTGGAGCGCCGTGCCAAACAGAAAGCAAACCACCAGAGACAACAGCAACAG CTGTCCAAGGAAGTCTCTGGATTGAACATGAACTTCCCCCTGCAG TCAATGTTCCAGGCAGCTCACATGGGTAAGGGCGGCAGTTTGTATGACACTCAGGGAGGAAAAGCGAAGAAAAAGCCTAGCATGATGCTCCATTCTGACCCCAGTATCCTCG GCTACTCATTCCTGGGGGGAGGTGAGCTGGAGCAGGTGGAGGATTACTGA
- the LOC128021236 gene encoding GRB10-interacting GYF protein 1 isoform X3, whose protein sequence is MTAETLTFGPEWLRALSRGGSVTSPPPSPAMPKSKLADYRYGREEMLALYVKDNKIPEDMQDKEFAAILQEEPQQPLALVPLTEEEQRNFSMSVNSVAVLRLMGKGGGAVPTGVARGRGSTRGGRGRGRGEGGFYQRSVDEEVGFGRGREMHRSQSWDDRGERRFEKPLRRDGGRGGFEEGGAVGRKDYARSDSENWRTLREGQEDDDGAEPGGSWRIAGGRRDDGGPRSAGWRDHSSGDGRRRKFDFDFRDGEGGRRRAGSEGGEDERDGLPEWCTDEEEGEMGTFDSSGAFMCIKKSSRDAIPEDQELEFEALEEEEEGGQEKLDSLDDKSEACEALTVCDGDRNSLSPHAVSAPAPVHPVAEEETPKPIVTPPSKLSPQPDEDAAPAGSTTPQTQSSSPPSTTGTDLPTVGGDTEEEDGMKHLQQEAEKMVASLQDTSLEEECFTQALHESHITTAHTHTHPNAHTHSHSTSHTLPHSSASALPLSHESAMKWFYKDPQGEIQGPFTTVEMCEWFQAGYFTMNLLVKRGCDEGFQPLGEVIKMWGRVPFSPGPSPPPLLGNMDQELLKKQFEQAATAALYQQLQMRFQNRCGETGMMPAMNRSMSVPDTGPMWDMPTSVSQQSGSETSLWDLTMSNSTQGPTLEHLQKLQQERREAELRVKREEEERKRREEKRRQQEEQKRREEEELYRRKQQCRQQQELIMKFLQQSQQQQSMPGGAGWSGSQTGALSLGKATGKSMGLLELEAERLHKQQQRAQQQQRHGGLTMGQWSDGPSGMWSGAGMEGKVGGGNPAMGMWDEPMKNQASHRNIGLKNSRSSPSLSEQYLLNRRKRTDDEDRLLKLLQGMKPQDGFTTWCEQMLHALNTSANNSSSLDVPTIVAYLKEVESPYEVHDFIRIYLGDTIEAKEFAKQFLERRAKQKANHQRQQQQLSKEVSGLNMNFPLQSMFQAAHMGKGGSLYDTQGGKAKKKPSMMLHSDPSILGYSFLGGGELEQVEDY, encoded by the exons GCTCCGTGCACTATCCAGAGGGGGGAGTGTGACGTCCCCTCCCCCTTCCCCTGCAATGCCAAAGTCCAAGTTGGCCGACTACCGCTATGGCCGCGAGGAGATGTTAGCACTTTATGTCAAAGATAACAAG atCCCCGAGGACATGCAGGATAAGGAGTTTGCTGCTATCCTGCAGGAAGAGCCTCAGCAGCCGTTGGCCTTGGTGCCCCTGACTGAGGAGGAGCAG AGAAACTTCTCCATGTCTGTGAACAGTGTGGCTGTGCTAAGGCTTATGGGTAAAGGAGGTGGAGCTGTACCAACAGGTGTAGCTAGAGGGCGAGGAAGCACTCGAGGCGGTCGAG GGAGAGGCAGAGGAGAGGGTGGATTCTACCAAAGAAGTGTGGATGAAGAAGTCGGTTTTGGCCGAGGACGAGAGATGCACCGCAGTCAGAGCTGGGATGACAG AGGTGAGCGGCGCTTTGAAAAGCCATTGAGGCGTGATGGTGGGCGTGGTGGTTTTGAGGAGGGAGGAGCAGTAGGAAGGAAGGACTATGCACGCTCAGACAGTGAAAACTGGCGTACACTCAGAGAGGGGCAGGAGGATGATGATGGGGCAGAACCTGGGGGAAGCTGGAGGATTGCTGGAGGTCGTCGTGATG ATGGAGGTCCTCGTTCAGCAGGATGGCGGGATCACAGCAGTGGGGATGGCCGTCGTAGGAAGTTTGACTTTGACTTCCGAGATGGAGAGGGTGGACGTAGAAGGGCTGGAAGTGAGGGAGGAGAGGACGAACGAGATGGCCTGCCTGAGTGGTGCACCGATGAAGAAGAAGGGGAAATGGGAACCTTTGATTCTTCTGGAGCCTTCATGTGCATCAAG AAAAGCTCCAGAGATGCAATCCCTGAAGACCAGGAACTGGAATTTGAAGCtctggaggaggaagaggagggtggTCAGGAGAAGCTGGACAGCCTTGATGATAAAT cGGAAGCATGTGAGGCACTAACTGTGTGTGATGGAGATAGAAACTCATTATCTCCTCATGCTGTGTCTGCTCCTGCCCCTGTGCACCCTGTTGCAGAGGAAGAGACTCCCAAACCCATAGTCACTCCTCCCTCAAAACTGTCACCCCAACCAGATGAAG ATGCAGCTCCAGCAGGTAGCACCACACCACAGACGCAGAGCTCCTCTCCTCCCTCAACCACTGGCACTGATCTTCCAACCGTAGGGGGAGACACAGAGGAGGAAGATGGCATGAAGCACCTTcagcag GAGGCTGAGAAGATGGTGGCGTCCCTGCAAGACACGTCCCTTGAAGAGGAATGTTTCACTCAAGCGCTTCACGAGAGCCACATCACTACggcacacactcatacacacccaaatgcacacacacactctcactcaaccTCACACACTCTCCCGCACTCCAGCGCCAGCGCTCTGCCCCTGTCCCACGAATCAGCAATGAAGTGGTTCTACAAAGACCCTCAAGGGGAGATTCAAG GTCCATTCACTACAGTGGAGATGTGTGAGTGGTTTCAGGCAGGGTATTTCACCATGAACCTACTGGTCAAACGTGGCTGTGATGAGGGATTTCAGCCCCTGGGTGAAGTCATTAAGATGTGGGGGCGTGTGCCTTTCTCTCCCGGCCCCTCCCCTCCTCCACTTCTG gGGAACATGGACCAGGAGCTGTTGAAGAAACAGTTCGAACAAGCTGCCACTGCAGCCCTTTACCAACAACTTCAGATGAGATTTCAGAACCG GTGTGGGGAGACTGGGATGATGCCTGCGATGAACAGGTCCATGTCAGTGCCAGACACCGGGCCCATGTGGGACATGCCTACCTCAGTCTCTCAGCAGTCAG GCAGTGAGACCAGTCTGTGGGACTTAACCATGAGTAACTCCACTCAGGGTCCAACTCTTGAACATTTGCAGAAA CTCCAGCAGGAGAGGCGTGAAGCTGAACTCAGGGTCAAGCGTGAAGAAGAAGAGAGGAAACGGAGGGAGGAAAAGCGCCGGCAGCAGGAGGAACagaagaggagagaggaggaggagcttTATAGACGAAAACAG CAGTGCCGTCAGCAGCAGGAATTGATCATGAAGTTTCTGCAGCAGAGCCAGCAGCAGCAGAGCATGCCAGGGGGCGCAGGATGGAGCGGAAGCCAGACAGGAGCTTTGTCTCTGGGCAAAGCTACCGGAAAGAGCATGGGACTCCTGGAGCTGGAGGCTGAGAGACTTCACAAACAGCAGCAGAGAGCTCAGCAGCAGCAAAGG CATGGAGGTTTGACAATGGGCCAGTGGAGTGATGGGCCATCTGGGATGTGGTCTGGAGCTGGCATGGAAGGGAAGGTCGGAGGCGGCAACCCTGCAATGGGCATGTGGGATGAGCCCATGAAGAACCAGGCCAGCCATCGCAACATTGGCCTGAAGAACAGCCGCAGCAGTCCCTCTCTCAG CGAGCAGTACCTGCTGAATCGCCGTAAGCGTACTGATGATGAGGATAGACTTCTGAAGCTTCTTCAGGGGATGAAACCTCAGGACGGTTTCACCACTTGGTGTGAACAGATGCTCCACGCTCTCAACACCTCTGCAAATAACTCCTCTTCACTGGATG TGCCCACCATTGTGGCATATCTGAAGGAGGTGGAGTCTCCATATGAAGTTCATGATTTTATCCGCATTTATCTGGGCGATACCATTGAAGCCAAAGAGTTTGCCAAGCAGTTCCTGGAGCGCCGTGCCAAACAGAAAGCAAACCACCAGAGACAACAGCAACAG CTGTCCAAGGAAGTCTCTGGATTGAACATGAACTTCCCCCTGCAG TCAATGTTCCAGGCAGCTCACATGGGTAAGGGCGGCAGTTTGTATGACACTCAGGGAGGAAAAGCGAAGAAAAAGCCTAGCATGATGCTCCATTCTGACCCCAGTATCCTCG GCTACTCATTCCTGGGGGGAGGTGAGCTGGAGCAGGTGGAGGATTACTGA